The Monodelphis domestica isolate mMonDom1 chromosome 5, mMonDom1.pri, whole genome shotgun sequence DNA segment AAATAAACTGAAATGCATTCAGTGCATGTGCCAAATATTAAAGCTCAGAATAAGCAAAAATTTGTAGTAAATGCTAAAGAAATCAAATGTTAAAGATTACAAAGTTTTGAGGAAGGTggtaaggaaaaaataattacaactgaagaaggaaaccactccagtatctttgccaagaaatccccaaatggaagTAAGATCAATAATCAATAACAAAGTctgttattaaaatgttttaaatgaatgaaacataggattacaaaggaaataattatattgaaataaaggaaactgaggcaataattgacttgcttatggtcacacagtgtctgaaaccaaatttgagttcacaaagatgagtctttcttactctaagctcagtgttctatccattgtgtcacctaactGTCCACAAGGCTAAAACAGAATAACAAATCGGCCTCTCTCatgaaaaaagtttaagaactagTGCAGTAGTTAATGCTATTGTCTTTCAGGGGGAATATAAACACAAGAAACTAGTAGTTTAACTGCAATTCTGGAGCCTTTATTAACTGTGATGGATAGAGAAAGACTAATACTAGGAGCTTATTTGCTgggagaattattttaatttttatcttgtaaaaaaaatgaaaaaattcttgaaaaaaattttagctAGTATCTTGGAATGGTGACCATGTGTTTCAAAATCTTAAGAGAGGTCTGCAGTTGCAATAATACTTAAAGTTGACCATAGGATTTCTgagcttttttttaaaggaaaagtcacctgaatttctcatctattaaaatgCCCTTGATAAAAGGACAAACAGTCACTGATCTAAGAGGATCTGGGATTTAGAGACTTCCACTATTCTcctgaggaaaaggaaaaaatgtctgCAGAATTGTGAATGATTCCAAAAGGAAATTTTCTCAGTGATTTGGACCAAAAATAAATACTACCAATATTAAAAACTACTACATTCCATTGATATACCCTGGATCTTTTCTTGACTCCCCAAATCTCACAAATTACTCCCATATGCACTATCCAGTGTCCCCAGATCCAACTCTTAGTTATTGTGTCTAATCTGTGCAAGATAGAATGATGTACTATTAAAGAAAccattttttaaagtacattcTCTTCTCACCTCTGGTGAAGTTGTATATAGATTGTGGGCAATGAGTAAAATAGAAGGAAGgaccataaagaaaaaaatgaatagtgCCTCTATTGAAGAAAGAGTATGAGCTATAGGAATATTAGCCAGAAGTCAGTTCATTGTCACCCAGGATAGTCTTGGTAGGGTAAGCCCTACTCCTTGcttcattttccaaaatgattcCAGACCTCAGCAGATTCTTACTCAGGCACAAACAACAAGACAACACatttaggggaaaataagatataaTGTAAAGATATCTAGGGATATAATCCTTATTTTGAACTTATGTATAGATACTTCAGTATTTTGACATCTGTTCATACTGCTTCCCTTGAACTCTTGATCCAGGGGCtctgaaagacaaaaacagtcttGTGAAACTCTATAGGGAATAGGTAGATGGTAAAGAATTGTTGACTGATGATTGAGCTTTTATTTTCCCTGGATGAACTTTGTGATTAGTGAGACATAAGACTATATTTAGCTAATAGGGAATTGATATTCCCTTTTAGGTATAATGATGATGAATCCCTTGGATCATATGTCAGTTCAAAATCAAGGGGAATAGTGAGAGATTCTGTATCTAAGATATATCTCACTGCAGTTGCTGGAGAGAATAGGAGCTTCAAGACAAAATCACAGATGAGTTCAGGTTCTCTCTTTTGGTGAGACTTTCTTTCAGTTCGAGCCTAACAATGAAGTGAAAAGCAAAGCTTTTGTGCTAGGATTTTAAGATGGTTCATAGaaatcatagacttggaaaagaaAGGGAACTTAAGAGTTCAAAGGAATATACCACCATTTAGAGCAGGAACagactttagaagtcatttacTACTCTCTCCTCATATTcactgaggaagctgaggcagaaagaaattaTCTCCATgactttccaggcttcttatttATTCCCCTCCAGGAAATCTGTGATCCATTGATTCAGCCTCTTTACTGTTCTTTGCATACAATATTCCCTGCATTTTCACTGCCTGTTCCTCATGcttgtatttctttccctcttcatcatatctcctggcttccctggcttctcaGATAAAATCTCCCTGTCTGCTAGAAGCCCTTCTTGGTTTCCCttgatttcctttttcagttatctccaatttatcttctttgaattgtttgtatatatttgattgcatgttatctcccccactAGAATGTAAATTTCTCTGCCTTTTGACTTCTTCATGTCCCCAGCACATAtcatagtgcttgacacataataagtgcttaataaatgaatgcCCAACATCACACTGGTGGTAAGTAAAATTAGAACTGGAGATCatatcctctaactccaaatcttgGAAAGTTTAGATGATGATTCATAACAAGAGAAATCACCAGTTCAAGACATTGTTGGCCAGTCCAGTCACTGGACAAGGACAGCATTATTGGGTTCATTAGCCACTTTTATAATAAAATGTTGACAGACATTGTATGAACCCTGGATACTCTTTTACCTCTAAAGTTCCCTGCCCTTTGATCACTGGAGAATAGTTGGTGGGAGGAGTGACATATGGCATACCTAAATCTGTGAGgaaccaaagagaacaaaggagtCCACCTgatctagagcattttttttGGCAGTTACTTTCAGAAGTTTTTTTACTGTGTTGCTCTCAACCCAGACTCAGGTCCAGGATGTCTGATCTTTCTGCTGTCCAGAGTGATTATTGCCTGTATTCAGCACATCCTAGAGGTAACTTCCCTAGTCAGGAGCTACTTAGTGAGATACTCTCAGTTTCTCTTCCATAGCCACTAAGGAGAAAGGTACAGTAACCTATTTCGGAGGCACTAGGCAATGAAATGCCAGGAGATTCTTTGGATATAtgtcttcataatttttttcctatttttactgCTGAATTGATAAGATCTCATCATTAAATCAAATTACCCACAATTGAGTCAAGAACTGTACATGTCAAATGACATTCAATATCATAGGAAGGTAAGAAAAGAATGGGAAGCTTGAAATTGGGTTACCCAAGTAGCAAGTGGAAAAAGAATCTATAAATGTGTGGATATAACAAGACAAACTGCCAtcatgcctggcacagagaagaggcttaataaatgcttcttcctatATTGCTACCTTGCtaatgatatctttttaataatatagtgttggtcccttaaaaaagaaatattgtaaaaatgaaaggatGAATCTTTGGAACTTCAGGTTCACAGGCACTCCGTCAACTTCCCTGAGTGCCAGTTCTCTCTCTAGGCACAAGTCCAGAGGATTTGTCCTTGATCTTTCAtctttcacttctttttaaactttctggGTATATGAAtatcaaagagaaataatgagCTTGTGAACTTCCTGTTTACAGaacctatttctcttcttttgtccCTGATTCTTCTGAGTATTCTCCCTTaacatttatttccttatttcttctctgCCCTTTTACTACATATACCAAGAGACAAAAAGTGAATTTTTGAGAATCAATCTGTCTGTGTGTAATATCCCTCCTCTGAAATGTCAGTTTCAGataccagtttttttttaaatgacttttgtcTGAGCACAGTATTCTACATCTAGTAAGTGAACAATTGatgatttcttattcttttcaaaattaagaaaaaaagaaaatatacacattttCTATACAGTGTTATACAAAGATCAGGCAAAGTGAGATATTAGAGGCTTCAAACTGTGAGGTTGTCTATGAGgtaatgtttcctttttaaactataaaaagtAATAAAGATGATCAAATACAATACAGAGAAGTTGTCATATATATAGGACAAAAGAGGATCCACACCAATGGACAACAGGTATgtctttaaaatactatttttttgcAAGAGAGATAGTTCTATAGAGTGGTTAGAAAGCAATcctcagagacaggaagacctaaattcaaatcctgcctctgagttatGACAGTATGACTGTAgccaagacatttaacctcttagtgctcCCAGGCAATGCTCAAACACTATAAATTGTTGAGAAGATACTAATCTACattaaagaaagagaatagagaaagTTCCTCACTGGTAATTTGATATTTGTATGAAAAGGAACTAAGGGGGTAAtcatgtattttcttattttttgtatcaatcacatataataacaaatttctacataagttttctgaagttatatgatctccctccttccctcaccctTGCCAGAACttgcaagcaatttaatctggcatatacatgtattatcacacaaaatatattccatactattcattttataaatgaataatcttatgaaaccaaagccccaaaacatatacccaaataaataagtgaaaaattataagctaataatcaattttttaaaatcaaagtccATTAAAGTCAAAATGAGGTCATTGGAGAGGGTTAAAACAGATTATTTTAAATGCACTAAACAATGGATAACCACTCACTATGAAACACTttgattaataattaaaaattaattaatatcttGTCTCTATCATAGAAGTACGATGAACAATCACACAGTGGTTACAGAATTCATCTTGATGGGATTTCCTGTTGGATATGACATCCGAATGTTTCTCCTTGGGCTCTTCTCTCTGCTGTATACCTTTACCCTAGTGGGCAATGGAGTAATCTTGGGACTCATAGGTTTGGAGGCCCGACTCCACACCCCCATGTACTTCTTCCTCTCACATTTGGCCATTGTTGACATCTCCTATGCCTGCAACACTGTGCCCCAGATGCTAGCCAACTTACTGGACCCAATTAAGCCAATTTCCTATGCAGGATGCATAACACAGACTTTTCTCTTTTTGACTTTTGCCCTCACAGAATGTCTTCTCTTGGTAGTGATGTCTTATGATCGCTATGTGGCAATCTGCCACCCCCTCAGATACTCTGTCATCATGAGCTGGAGGGTGTGTTTCACCTTATCATTGACCTCCTGGGCCCTTGGATCTCTTCTGTCCCTGGCCCATCTAATTTTATTGCTGCCCTTGCCTTTCTGTGGTCCCCAGAAAATCAACCACTTCTTTTGTGAAATCTTAGCAATTCTCAAACTTGCCTGTACTGACACTCATATCAATGAGACTTTGGTCTTGGTTGGGGCCACTTCTGTATTGATTGGGCCCTTTTCTTCAATTGTGATCTCCTACATGCGAATAATCTATGCCATCCTGCATATCCAGTCAAGAGAGGGCAGACAGAAAGCCTTTTCCACCTGTTCCTCCCATCTCTGTGTAGTAGGACTCTTCTATGGCACTGCGATCATTATGTACATTGGACCCAAGCACGGGAACCCAAAGGGGCAGAAGAAATATCTCCTCCTGTTCCATAGCCTATTTAACCCCATGTTGAACCCCCTTATTTATAGTCTGAGGAACAATGAAGTAAAGGAAGCCCTGAAGAGAGTGTTAGGGAAAGGGAGACCACCCTaaaagatttaataaatgctaagcTTGTAGTAGAATTTTGTAATTATGGCTATGTGCTGATAAATGTTGTACATGTAAGCTGAAACCTAATTTCTTAATGcttaattaaaaagtaaaatagaacCTATTTCCCCATCTATATTATGAAGAAtatggactagatagcctctgacgTACCTTCAAGCCCCAAGTTAATGAGCCTATGCgtctttaaaatatgtatatattgctTATATTTGACTAATCTATGAAAATTTTGTTAGGTaccaaaggaataaaagaaatatacaatACTGCTACTTAGATGGTTTTATTCAATATCAAACTGATTCCTACTTCGGATAGGAATATTCAGTTTTGAGTTTGGGGGTGTTAATGCAGTTATAGTCTTTTGAACAATGACTGGGAAATGGTTCAGGGCTGTATTTGACTCCCTATCCTGACAACAAATCCAGAGATCATGACTTCTGGATTACAAAAACATTGTGGAAATCTCACTTAATAAACAGGTATctttagaagaggaaaaaggaggagagaggaaaggaagagagtgagagtgagagagaaagagaaacagagagagagagagagagagagagagagagagagagagagagagagagagagagagagagaatttttagGGTTATTCTCCTAAAATGATAGTAATTTGCAAAAGTCATTACTGATAATTTCATGTTATATTGAGCAGAAAATTTCTCATAAAAAACCTTGGGTAGGATTCATTTAATACTGactctccccctcccttcaaatctctctctctctctttctctctctctctctctttctctctctctctctctctctctcacacacacacacacacagtcacatcTGTATAAAAAGGATGGAATTAGAATTTAAATTAGCATCTCTTCCAGGATTCTAATGGGTTTATATTACCCAATATCATGAGGCTCATTAGCTTCAAACATGAAATGTGAGAATGAAAaggagacaagaaaaataaaagagaaattgaaatgtgggaggagaaacaaaaCCTCCTTGCTAAAAAAGCTCCTCATTGACTATTGAATAAAATATCTACTCCTTTATTTAGAATTAAAAGCTAAAGACAATCCTGTCCCAGCTTGTTTTTACAGCCTTATTGTATATTCATTCCCTTTCAATAtttcctatgtgccagacaaACTAATCTACTTGATGTTCTTCACAACTTGACATAATGTCCTATTTCCCATCTCCACACCTTTACCCAGTCTATATACCATGATTAGTATATATTTCCTTTGTGACTGTCTTAGAATTCCTCCTTAGTTAAAAGTTCAACTGGATGAaggttttttttctgatttattccTACCAGCTATTAGTCATCTTCCAAATTACcttgttattttctatttttaatatacatgtatgtatatctattCTTCTACTACCAATTCTCCATTAAAATAGAAGTTTTATTGACCCCATGTACTGTTGTGTCCTTGTCATTGTATACCTAAAACCATTGTATAACTAAAAGTTGaagtatatttttcttattttctgggGTTTTTTTGCAATATgcataatgtggaaatatgtttgcatGACAACAATGtgtaatcaatatcaaattgcttgcattggaagggaagaagcaagagggatagaaatattttgaaattcaaaatgttaaaaaaataaatattaattttttgtctgtaattaagaaatatttaactaaataaaatatatattttaactattttccccttccttcatATTGATCTTGCCCATGGTGTTATTATTACATTGAAATGTGGCAATTTCAATATGTTTTTATATACCTATTAAAGGATATATGTGGAAGACATTTATTTCCCCTGAGGTCATGAAGTAGAGAAAAACCAGAGcacatgagacatcaagaaaattaagtttttctaataaaaaatctATCCTGAGAGCGGTAATTATAGAATATCATCAACATGCTGCACGGGATACAACTTTTGAAGATTTTTTACATCTGTTTTGAAtgtacaaatataaaagaaattctgTGTAGAGTTATTTTTTTGGTTTCAGATTGAAGATTTACTCATAAATAGTACTTCTTTTTCTCTGGTTGtgcaaaaagaattaaataagaaagactttttaaaaaaacatttctagGACATTTCATGAGTAAACAGAATATAATACTACTCATATAAGTGAGCTGTTTTGCTAATATATTCTTCAGCCATTAAACAGATGATAAAATAAGATGTAGTTTTAAATTTCTATGTGAGTTAATCTTTGGGGAGGCAGGTTCTCAATGTAAATTTTGTCAAATTACAGCTTCCAAAGGCAAAGAATTAAAGTTGAAGAAATTTGTCATGCCATTTTGAAACTCCTTTctagcaaaataaaaacaacattctATATTATGACtagaaatatataggatttttttctttccacttctttACTTCAGACCATGATAGAAAAAATGCGGAAACCTTTAAAACTGACTGagtgcaataaaaaaaaaatctgaatgttGATTCTAATTGGATATATTCAGGAGAACACAAAAGATGTTAGGCAGCTGGGTGATTTAGTTTTTATTGAAATGTTCAcacatttattcttttatttggtcaAGAAATAGCCTATGAATtctccaagtcacttaacccccattgcctagcccttaccactcttctgccttagaaccaatacccaatattgattctaagacggaaggtaagggttttaaattaaaaaaaaaaaaaagaaatagcctaTGAATTCTTTAAAACAAAGGTTCTTAACCTTCATGTGTGTCATGAAAGGATGTTTCTAGAACACAGATTTCTGACGCATTATTgttacataaaacaaaaaataattcttttagatAATAAATTCAGATTAGGTTAGAAATAAGAAAGACAAGCATGAGATATGAAAACTGATAATATCCAAATAATCCAGGAAATTTTCTCAACTGCATTACTTTTACCAACCTGATCATCAccattttaacaacaaaaaaatctatcTTTCATCCACATTTTGGGTTTCTGGCCTAATTTATGTTTAACAATGATTACAAAGATATTGTAGTAACTGACATTTTATAGGACCCTATAGTTTTCCAAGAACTTTTAATAAATGTATCAGACACAGACACCACTATCTAGGGATTACCGTCAGAAATGATGATCATAATAATTATAAGTATATAGAAAGACAAAGCAATAATCAAGTACACAATCATCATCTGGAATAAATAACTTTGAATTGTTGATAATGTAGGCTAGCACTAATAAATTTTTATGTGGTTTGAGACATTTTTTCATCCTAACTTTTAGTTCCGATAATTGTAGAGGTTCAAAAATAcatcataaatatttttccatttgtctcTTGTTCCTTAAGTTTCTCCTGGAGCAGCTAATCaggattatttttattagtagtaatTGTTTCCTGAAACATCTAGAAGATGAGAGAATTACTGCATGAACCCCCTGACATGATTGCTGGCTTGAAAGAGAAAGATTTATACTCCTTACTATATTCACTCTTTAATAACAGAAAATATATAGCCCATATAAAGTATATGGAAAGTTCACATGAGTTGTATatagattaaattataattgaCTTACAGGgaataataaatgtaaatgtaTACAGACTTTATTAGCTATGACTCACTGTTTCCCAGCATATAGAATGCATTCATTCCACCTCAACTACATACCCCAATGGGGCACTGGGATTCATACCATTAACCACAAATGTGCTCTCTTTTATTAGCAAATTTTACATTCCTCTCTCTGGCCATAACCTTCTATCAATCTAACTTTCCCCGTGCTATCTCCTCATAAACCTACTCTTTATCCCAATCAGGATTTTTCATCCCTCTACTAAGTATTTTTTGAATCATTGTATTTGTTATAACTTCATATTTCTCCTTTACTAATCCGGACTCAATAGTTACTTAAACTCTACACTTTCCTCCACTCACAAATCCCTTGCCTAACTGCCCTCTCATTACACGTTTCTTAtccaaattcaatcatggatTGACCCTACTCTTTTTTTCTCGCCCTCCACTTCTCATCATGGGCAGCTCAGACAAGATAGAGGAAATCTTACAACCATGATAACAAGGTAGATTACAAATTCATGTTATCCATTTTAACTGGACCCTAACCACAGAAAGGTAGTCCTTTTATCCCTCCTTAACTCCCTATCCCTCTTATTTTCCAGAGAATTTATTCCAAACTTTCTCTTCCCACCATAAGACTTGTATACCCACTCTTACTCACGTGACCCTCAGCTGATGACTTGCTTAGTgctttaaagagaaaataaagccaTTCAGCAAAACCtccctctttcattctcttcccaACAACAGAAAGCTTTTACCCTGGGTGATGAATGTAGTAATAGAATATAGAAGCTAAGGGCTATCATTACATTTTCTTCAGTAGGAAGTACCTAGAATGACATCAACCCTAATGCAGTTCATATCGTCTTCATATTTTGGACCATATAACCAACTGACCAAATTTGTGGGCTGTGGCTCAGTCATTGAGCTCCTTCCATTATTCCTGGAATTcattcccttctcatctttgccTCTTGGAAAATTGAGCTTCTTCAAGTCTTGCCTCAACTTCCATCACCAAGATGAATCTTTTCCTGAATTCCTTTGGTAG contains these protein-coding regions:
- the LOC100619085 gene encoding olfactory receptor 13-like, producing the protein MNNHTVVTEFILMGFPVGYDIRMFLLGLFSLLYTFTLVGNGVILGLIGLEARLHTPMYFFLSHLAIVDISYACNTVPQMLANLLDPIKPISYAGCITQTFLFLTFALTECLLLVVMSYDRYVAICHPLRYSVIMSWRVCFTLSLTSWALGSLLSLAHLILLLPLPFCGPQKINHFFCEILAILKLACTDTHINETLVLVGATSVLIGPFSSIVISYMRIIYAILHIQSREGRQKAFSTCSSHLCVVGLFYGTAIIMYIGPKHGNPKGQKKYLLLFHSLFNPMLNPLIYSLRNNEVKEALKRVLGKGRPP